The Elaeis guineensis isolate ETL-2024a chromosome 11, EG11, whole genome shotgun sequence genomic interval AACTAGGTGGGCTGCAATGTAAAAAGGCCCAAACCAATGGCTGACATGCATGTTTCCCACTCGGTTTCACCCATTCCCCCCACCCCGCCCATCCTAAAAAGGTACATTGTTTGCTCCCACTTAAGCAGAAACTTTTTAATCTCCATCATTGTACTAAATTCAAGCTCAatgctaaaaaataaatctatggGAAAGCTGCTCAATATTACTTGTTCTTATGCTTATTTCATAGGGCTGTTTCTTTCTAATAGTAGGCCATGTaactaacttatttttaatttttgtttgtaTAACATGTCTACAATGAGTACAATTGCTCTCATGAGCTGAGCAGGCTAAATTACCAAATTATAAGCTACCTAAAATGTGGTATTTTAATAAGCATTGCACTCTCTAATTTAGTGAGATATTCAAACAAAATATATTATCATTGCAAAAGGCATGGATTGTAGAGATACATGGATCGCCCAAATTGAGTGGTAGCACTCAATTATAGATATACATGAGAGCTTTAAGATTTGCCAACATCATGTCAAATAGTTTAAACATACTAAATTTTGATAAATGAATGACTCTTgtcattttctctctttttttgataatttacCTATGAAGGCACTTGCGATGGTAGTTATGATAGGTAATGATATATCCAAAGCAAATAATTTGGTGGATAGAAATTACTTGGATATACCTACATACATAAcactattttaatttcattatgatctaaagaaatagataaaaaaatatgtacCTAATTTGACGAATGAAGATTTGGCACGGCATTTAGATGCAGTTAGATATAGTGCTATTGAGACATTTAACATGATACTTGGTTGACCAGTAGATTCTTGGATATGTGAGGAAGATTTAGcagctttcttttcttttcttacacCATCAAAGTATGTTTTATCAATAACAAactatttaaatagtaaaaaaatatctaaatattaattgtaacaagtaaaaagatgttaaaataaattattacttATTTGTTTGGCCTTAGGTTgaacttttcttttatttctcaaAATAGCCTTGGAGTCTATCATTTGAAACTCCTTTGGGCTTTACATATGAGGGATCTAACAATGGATCCTTATCATCCTTATGAGTACCATCATCATCCTCTTTGACTTCTTTATCCCTTACATAAGAGCATGCATCCAAACTCAATCGATTGAAGAAGCTTCTAAGTTCTTTTTATTCATCTTAAAAGAATCCTAAAAATTCTCCTTAATTTCTAATACCCTTGGCTTATTATTATCAGATTTTAAGAATATCTTATTGCATAATTGCAATAAATGAGTTCTATCTCAATGGACTATTATAATGGCTCATCTTGCTTCAAGTTGTACACCTTGCCCACCATCCTCGTCTaccatttcaaaaaattttctaaaatttcattcatattattttgGTTAAGTACTTTTAAAACATGTGACCACAATGTCCCTATTGTCTCAAactttttacatgcatatataactTCCATGGTAGATATGTTAAGTTGTACATACTGAATTTTTGCACCCCTCTCTGATGCATCATTGACTCAAACCTAAAAATATtgtcatcatataaaattttatggcaTAATATTGCACCACATCCTTCAAAAAACTCCTTCTCAAATAAcctataatttttttgtataaacTTTAAATGTATGCTTCAAAATCTCACTTTGTTTGATTACCTGCGTGAGTGCACTTTGGGCACAACAAAATCCTTTTCAGATTATTTCTACATCAACCTTTAACTAACTTTTCAAAGGCAAGCATAAATTTTATTAGCGATGTTGATTTGTTAGTTATGCCATTTAATATATTGTTGGTGCTCTCACTCTTTTGAGATGATTTAATGCCACAATCAAAAGTATCTTTGTTAAGAGCTGTGCACCACTTTTGATGAAGCTTATATAGTCTATTAAGCCACTTGAGATCATGAACATCATACTCAGAAAGCATCCTAGCCCATATTTCTTTGAATTCCTCTTCTGATTGACATCCTTGCAAACATTTGTTAAATAATTGCTGGAAAGTATTACTAGAATTAAGGCTGTCCAAATGAGACTATGCATTGTTGTGGATATGCCATAAATGAAGATGATAGCGTGTATTTGGAAATACCTCCTCAATTGATTTTGCCAATGCTTGATCCTAATTAGTGAATATAGATTTTAGGAGGGCGATCATCCATCAACTctaaaaatatcttcaaaaaaTCATATGAAGGATGCTATTATTTCACCTAATAAGAAAGCACAACCAAACATGATGTTTTGCCAATGATGGTTAAGCACAACCAAACATGATGTTTTGCCAGTGATGGTTAACCTTCACAAATGATAcacaaaattaattatacatatttgTTTGATAAGTAGTACCGAAAATCATAACATCTCCAAATAGTCATAGTCAATTCTACATCTCCCATCCATCCAAAAAAAGTTAGCCATTCTATTAGACTCATCTGCACATCTCAATAACATACCATCTTGATTTGCCATGTGCTTGAAATGAGTTACAAGATTTTGAGAGTCACCGTCCTAATTAACATCACTTTGAATATTAATATAATTGTAATAGTCACATTATGTAAATCCCACATTTTCAACTGCACCATCCTCTTTAACCATATGGGAGTAGGTATTGATTGTTCAGATTCTAGCATTCACCGGTGAAACAATTATATTAGTATTTTCAAAAGTTAGAGCCCATATAAACCTCAACAAATACCTCTATTTAGGTTTAGCTACTCATGATTATATTTAGAAACCAATCCAGTTATCTTCTACTATCCTTGCTCATCTACTATAAAATGAACCATTGCTTTACAATATTAGGTCGAGTATGATTTTACTATTCACTAAAGTGTTATCCTTGATCATTCTTTTGAGCAATCATAATTCTTCtgtctaattttatttattttaagaaaataatattGCTATCCTCTTCGGACACTAAAAGCCAAGCGATGAATATAATCACAATATAATCTATAGACCTCTGCTTCAGATGTACAATCTATCCTCATAAATCTTCATTTTCCACCTCATGTCTTAAAACAGTAGCGAAAGACTTCTTAATTTTATCCCATGATTCCACAAGAATGTATAGCTTTTCCTTCCCCATCACTATCGACATAAATAGCATCTCTAACactagaaagaaaaatataatctcCAATACTTTGAGGGGTATGACTAGAGTTCTCCATCACTCTAGTGGCAATTACAAATATTATAGCCTagttttcaataaagaaacaaattattAGATATAATGaatagatattaaaaaataaaataacaaatgctgcactattataatataattctatCATATTTGAATAGAATATATCCTTTTAACATGTCAGAATTCTATAACCATAATATTCATATCTTATGTTTCCACTCTCAATCGAATTAGagaataaaatatatacattCTTCGAAAGAGTATGACACATCTTAAGGCAGGCCAAAATAGTAGTTTTGAATAACATAATGAGTTAAGTTAAAAACCACTTAGCATCGGATTATATCTAGGctttaaatatttcatcaaacaaCTTAGTTAGACGTGTTAACTGGAAGAGGCCGTGGAGAGACGACGGTGGATGGAGCCGAGTCACTAATGGCTTCAAGATACTGGGATTGGCTTCGATGATGGAGGCTGGTGAGATGATGAAAAAAAGTGGAAGGATGGTAGGGAGGATGATGATGGGACTGTGGCAATGGCAGCATCGAGATGGGATGGCTTCAAGGAGGGAGGAGGTTGGCAAGATGACAGGAAGGAGAGGACAGTGGGGACCGAGCCAacaacagcatcgagatgatATCATTAAGGTGGGGTGGCTCTGAGGAGGAAAGGAGACCGGCGAGatggagaggagaggaagaggatagTAGAGGGAGGAGGTCGGCTAGATGGCGTGGGGAGAGAGATTTGATAGTAGTTAATGGTGATGAGAGAGGAGGCCGGTGGAAGAGGAGAGGATGATATGATTTAggatttgtaatttttttttttcattttttttctgttCCGTgggatttattttttctaaatttcaaaAGATCTCGTTTAAACGCATCTTATCAGTTAACCATAGTTGATTTTTACCATCCAagctttttgagatttttttaatcCCATCATAGTTAACTTTTACCATCATATTGGTTAGAACTGTTCTAACCAATTGCCCTTCTTTGATAATAGAGTGAAGTAGCCTTTtgcacagtgataaaaaaataaaaagaaaattatgtGTGGACGCCCATGCCACCAAACTTGTTGACCTTTATCCAAGTCACTCATTTTCAGGTAGTCTCTGACAAATATGCGCGCAGGTGGAATGGAACGCTCTAATGCCCCTCTGGAGCACGTTTCCTTCATTTTGTTCGATCTTGGGCTTCCCTAATTCTGGCCGTAGAGAGAAGAATAGCAAGCATCGATCTGTTGTCTTCGTAGACATGTGGTGGTTGTTCAGCAGGAAGGGAACCTCTGGGTTCTCAGCTGCTTCGACGGCAGAGGAAGTCACAGAGGGAATAAATGGGACTGGCCTCACTGCCATCGTTACTGGTTCTTTCtctagttttttttattttgttaattTATTTCTGTATTCATTTTTAGGTTTCCAGTTTGAAGAATGTTACTGAGGATGCGTGTAAGACTGTGATCTCTTGCTTTGCAGTTTGAtgattttctttgttttctttttcttttccactTTGCTTGCTGTTCTTGGGGTGGGTTTGAGATGTGAAAGATcgtgagatcattcctaatacaGGAAAATATCATGTCTTAGGTTTTTACTTCTCAAGAGTATAAATCTAGTACATCCAAGAGTGTTACAGTACTATGATGGTTCTGTTAGTTGGAAAGTCCTATATCTATACCAAGAGTCTTGGCTGTTTTCCTATCTGATTAAGCTATGCTGAAATCTCTTCTGTTTTCTTTTGAATGTGACATGTTTTTTCTTGCAATTTTTCTCGTTTGATTTGTTTTACCATCAGTAGGCTTGCATTCGTTGGCATGGCTGCCTTTACCTGATTTTGAATGCACAATACCGAGGCTTCTCTTTTTCTACTAGAATTAAGGCTTTAATCTTAATCTACGAGTACTAATTTAACAGTATTTGCGATAAATTAAGGATCCACACAATTGATCATTATCGTTAATATCTAAACCTATGGGAATAAAAACCAGTGCTTTGGGCAGTTTTTAAGGCTCAATGTAGAATATTGATGGTTTAGAAGCATGAAGGTCAATtaaactttggttgatgcatgTTTTAAGATGTGTAAATTATAACCAACCCTACGTCTTTGCAGCGACTCTCTTCCCCTTTTTCACATTTCCTTTTCTCATTGTGTCATGATATCGCATACATTCTTTTCCTTTATTTTCTGTTAGTCTctgtttttttattttcttgtgcTTTATATCGCTTGGCGAGTTGTTGTCTACTCTAAGTAGGAGCAAATTCAATTTTCGAATGTTGTAATACCTGAGGCCAAAACATTCAATGTAGAGTTTCGTCAAATCCTGCTTCAATTGGTATTCCTGTTGTTGGGTTTTTATTTTCCCTCATCACTTGACAAAACAATTGCTGCACAAAAAGTTCTTGAAGTTAGATTTCTCACAAGCTCAACCATGTATAGATTTTGAGACACAACAGGTTTGGACCACATACTCATTAATGAGAGCCCAACTTTATAATGGAAGTCATTAAATCAGCCGTTTACGTCATCTTTTGATACACTTTCAAACCTCAATGACTGGCATTATCTTTGTACCTAACAAATATTACTCCAAGAAGATTAATAAGCCCATGCATTAAGACCAAGATTACACTACTCTGCTATGCGCCATCCCAGGATTGTCTATTTTATGCTACTATTCATCATAACAGACTCTTATGGATCAAAATATCAATGCTTATCTCCATTCTCCCATCAAGAGAAAATTGTTGTTTTTCTCTACTAACTCGTCTTAGGTAATATGAAGACTATTGCTGCCCACATATTTTGGAAAAGTAGGATATGTCATTTGGATTTTTGACTAGACTTTGTTCTATTCTGTGCAAGTCACATCTAAACTTTCAGACGAATGATTTGGAAGTGGTAtatgaaatttatattattattatttgtttattttttttgtctACTGAATTAACTGCATGATGCATGCTCTTGGCTGCATATTACTAGCTAGGAATTTGACACCACTTCCCTGATACTTGACAGGTAATTGAGTTACATAATTTTGTTGGATGGTGGAAACTGAATGTGCCATTTATCCCCTTTTTAGTGTTATCCAGCACAAGCACTTTATTTGTATTTTCAAATCCCACTAGAAGTTCCTAATCAGGCATCTATTGCAGGAGCATCAAGTGGAATTGGTGCCGAAACATGCCGGGTTCTCGCATTGCGTGGTGTGCATGTAGTAATGGCAGATATAAATCTGTCTACCGGTTCCAATGTCAAAGAAGCAATCATGAAGGAAATTCCTACTGCTAAAATCGATGTCATGGAACTAGACCTCAGCTCAATGGCATCTATTAGAAAatttgtagaaaatttcaatatgCTGAATCTCCCACTTAACATCCTCATGTAAGACATGTTTAAACTTAGTGCTGATTTGCCTTTTTATCCAGACGCCTTAAACTTGCTAAGTTTCAATAGCTGTGGCAATTGAAAAATAACTTTTTTGTCTATCTTCTTGAAGCAACAATGCAGGAGTTGCGCTGGTTCCATTCTTGCTTTCCCAGGATGGCATTGAGCTGCATTTTGCGACCAACTACTTGGGTTATGCCTCACTACTTCAGTCTCTAAACGATAGAGTTCATTCTGTTTTATGAAACTTATAAATTTTTAGTTGGGACATAAATGATAGAAGAGTTTACAGGATTGATGTGGTATCACAAGAATATGGAAatatacaaaaaatcatatattgcAAGAACTATAAAGTGGCCTACAAGAAAGAAAGAATTAAGCTTCCCCCCCAAAATGCACTAGGATTAAATGGTTATTCTGCAACTATGTTAGCAGTTACCTTAGAACAAAATGATAGAGAATGTTCCATTTTCATGATAGAGAATGCTCCATTTTCCAGTTCATAAGAATTTTTGTTCTTTTTATAGATTATGATGGTGAACAATCTATGCTTTGACCCTTTTATCAAAGTCTAAGAGAATTTCTTGCTTTTGGACTGGAAGAGTAAAGTTCGGGGAACCAGAAGAATCATAACATCTTCCAAATTTGAAGTTCTAACTACTATGTCTTCCAGAAATACTCTTTATAGAAAAATATTGCATATCATCCAGTTCTCATTCTTGTTTGTGGTAAGTGATTTAGTCTGAGTTGGCTAAGAATGATCCAAACCTAATGACGTAAAAGTGTCCTGTCACAATGACTTTTGGTTGTTATGCTTGCAAGGCTTCTTGAGAAGTATTGACATAATTCATACTTAGAAATTTTTAGTGTGCAACTTGACCATACTCTATCTTTACTTTTTTGGGGCCTGGCTTTTTGGGTTTATATCCTTTGTTACTATTAGCTTTTCCAAAATCATTTCCCACAACTTCCGTCCATGTCATCTTAAGTCTTCCTCTCCCcttcttttaaattttgaatgaaatccATTTTGCTCTTCTTGCTATCACTTTGGATATTCTTGTGACATGTGCCACACCATTTCATTCTGTTTTCCATTTTTTAGCTA includes:
- the LOC105033931 gene encoding short-chain dehydrogenase TIC 32, chloroplastic isoform X2 — its product is MPLWSTFPSFCSILGFPNSGRREKNSKHRSVVFVDMWWLFSRKGTSGFSAASTAEEVTEGINGTGLTAIVTGASSGIGAETCRVLALRGVHVVMADINLSTGSNVKEAIMKEIPTAKIDVMELDLSSMASIRKFVENFNMLNLPLNILINNAGVALVPFLLSQDGIELHFATNYLGHFLLTNLLLENMRITAHKNGIEGRIVIVSSVGYKVTYHEGIRFDRINEKSGYYSFLAYGQSKLANILHARELSNHLKEQGIEVTVNSLHPGVIATNILQHQRFWNE